Proteins encoded together in one Oryzias latipes chromosome 11, ASM223467v1 window:
- the hivep1 gene encoding zinc finger protein 40 isoform X3, whose amino-acid sequence MPRTKQNHPKNLKDKIEEAQKQLKEPKATQNTSSALRPVDNIKGLKRKKVVAESKKLPKSPVKKPVQSCEPDVHSSPTKETTPSSSSPSHNPPSSPNGKEEPQHVEPVAVSLDEGSHSSEAEGVKQEKASTQPTPQEPSDCKKAEESPREDSKTPVGSFKGGSYSSSAPLEVLLKAMEPDFSTLADRDLSVLATGISKPAASLQAQLSGEVTALPAVSVALQTQPSQMQTYYIDKQGNFFGIAAPLQGAVQPLTQGTGPLTASHLLPISSNVKQGLHMNFSSGPSAVSHTPAPSGPSALPQSQPPVVHTCQSISASVPSTIQVPVTPGSSHVQMTTVMNIGAEQTSKDQKPKKPGKYVCEYCQRACAKPSVLLKHIRSHTGERPYPCVTCGFSFKTKSNLYKHKKSHAHAIKLGMISRSESGGGSLSTESDKAVGAQSEVEESGDSDDEGSAVDLEPESSQSSIAPLSDCSSQNVTPLETDVSIKSSPGRRAHEPKVPTALPKVVVYPVNVSPLRADSPRVAGAAPEQAAAQRQREFQATRPNVTVLSSLKEVDGTSGSLDAVSEDEEQQCKSPLLGSHGQLQRQQATDYSQQQQPKCLLSPRSLGSTDSGYFSRSESADQAMSPPSPFVKITPPVDAEVAKSVPLIAPPVVSTVMHVAADQRMRPSEKVIRHPLEPSARSLEERISKLISDNEAVVDNKQLDSVKPRRTSLSRRGSIDSPRSYIFKDSFQFDLKPMGRRSSSSSDIPKSPFTPTDKSKHVFLLSVPNQYPPMDCLPITRSNSMPTTPGHSVPPPSINPVPRPLRGCQSFDEKISSLNDEVFLSAPPTPNPAIHSRTLVRQKAVDDFSTSEGHSLVAVRSMDEGYHGHSSLVEQMQRSRSFEHGQDRSRRPQQNKGTMYECETCRNRYRKLENFETHKKFYCSELHGPKNKPLVVKEPEEDVFHVNTQQHIPSGTGALDQQTSIRKRRKMKSVGDEDDQSPTDTIPPCLVGCEATTTLPNKNFSQTGLIVDIQPNSQSKPPQIQLVARGMNTAESRLSPIQEMNISGAAKGDLQRQGSGTSVIRHTNSLSRPNSFETDSLDRVSPDVLEKDQMKSPQLDRSSGVSTDSYQEKAFKPTCDEYRKLGREYSSDSMSAASSTPVNQSRLVRQSNILVPEILVTEDSDREHEPNTSEPADKPAEQFNWPQRSESLSKLPAEKLPPKKKRIRLAQMDQSSGDSSFESSFSRSLSRDSSLSRGSSISASFDREETIRSESPSRGEGKTPEPQSLPVALNTLGVPGMMRRAASEQITCTQPSVEISCDYRSKSFDCGNVPPRRCLSPIGQPKTGQVAQVPLIERRRGPLVRQMSLKIGPESQQPVRKSAIGTLDKALIANVSSLGQYRSQQINIVSRRAPVASAILNTAEPPLQQHEQLVQSINLGSPTQQQQVHGLPHPWYQTAKVQFSQKVQQALSKTSVCGENLQDKPSDFEKNKSFVPKYQLQCPSQTFSFCTQGTQIALPILTIPIANPILSISKSSDIIQNVFVASQQTSDVKTQTVVFSSKQQKEPLDHSQTGTASLPQILITHEQMHQSSSQSSKHYQLSTQSAEVPHDRTQTAAVPAPHTADHSSLGSLQCMQKLASVTLCPQQEPAASSKRMLSPANSLDIYMEKHQKRAKDEHGVACLTDGRSAGYLNSKISEVSRQRKLMLVRQVCTTEPVDSPIETEAPPLPDLKPNEEKNSEADDGVKPMSPDAVGVEKSRAKEINEKKDPVINTTSLPPDNSLKPQEKSEEQRWTPAKSLIRPSSFHAGQVKLTTSVSAVNTKEAHRLSFPSLKTTTTFTWCFLMKRKPIHMQQTDLKTSAYAAWTVSTDNSNPLGLPTKVVLSLFDSKHSSRKIHYTSAIRTSRESDILSFSGKLKDVMLKMPASQKSVSSETRCKPQPEPQTSHDSEKDAPLLSEPRRVKIFDGGFKSNEEYVYVRGRGRGKYICEECGIRCKKPSMLRKHIRTHSDVRPFHCVHCNFSFKTKGNLTKHMKSKAHRKKCMETGVPEGVMEDQDAEDSGDRSQLSGADRQDSDGDDSDGPDDDDNDEEEEDDSQAESGLSTNPSVSASPQHLPYRDAEFPPSALLAQMSISSVPASQPAAPEPPASDFASTAFFHPQTSVSCRGSAHLPASPPPAVTSDSYTSDPESVHMMSPISPCRQMSIDYPDFDGPFSPPAQGKVYKLGQDPHAPPSTASADSNTPVDRSTQTSYPAQVPPPLPPHTQMQAVRAQTHLFSHLPLHSQQPAPLPYSMLPVGGIQLLPAGLATFLPIQAGPVQLTIPAVSVIHRNTSPLPPPNTPPHPESLQTHPVVVQEPLSSVVPCFPLGQVAGLQAQTLNLMGLTNPGLASTPLLPPQGLTLNAALGLQVLAANPNSQSSAGPQAHVPGLQIVNIALPAIIPSLSPLSALSPRPGSLDMQSSPEASSAPPAGPAWGSVPPNPGGCSPSMKQTVEWNEKEKPPPQRPASAPQIPAEHPKSAPDPQAVELAVPVFENSRQTTIDDYNEASSDDEDRLVIAT is encoded by the exons ATAAAATTGAAGAGGCGCAGAAGCAGCTGAAGGAGCCCAAAGCTACTCAGAACA cttcGAGTGCTCTAAGGCCTGTCGACAACATAAAAGGCCTGAAGAGGAAAAAGGTTGTTGCAGAGAGTAAAAAACTCCCAAAGTCTCCTGTGAAAAAGCCGGTGCAGTCATGTGAGCCCGATGTGCACTCATCGCCTACCAAGGAAACCACACCCTCCTCGTCCAGCCCCTCACACAACCCTCCATCGTCACCCAACGGGAAGGAAGAACCACAGCATGTTGAACCAGTTGCAGTATCCCTGGATGAGGGGTCCCACTCCTCTGAGGCTGAGGGGGTGAAGCAGGAGAAAGCGTCCACTCAGCCAACACCACAAGAGCCGTCAGACTGCAAGAAAGCTGAAGAGTCTCCACGTGAAGACAGCAAAACCCCAGTGGGCAGCTTTAAAGGGGGTTCTTACAGCAGCAGTGCTCCTTTGGAAGTTCTTCTGAAAGCCATGGAGCCTGACTTCAGCACTCTGGCAGATAGAGACCTCTCTGTGTTGGCCACAGGCATCAGCAAACCAGCTGCATCGCTTCAAGCGCAGCTCAGCGGAGAAGTAACAGCACTGCCAGCCGTCAGTGTTGCTCTCCAGACCCAACCCTCCCAAATGCAGACCTACTACATTGACAAACAAGGCAATTTCTTCGGCATTGCAGCTCCGCTGCAGGGAGCAGTGCAACCTTTAACACAGGGTACTGGCCCACTCACTGCATCTCATTTACTGCCTATTTCATCAAATGTGAAGCAAGGCTTGCACATGAACTTCAGCAGTGGACCGTCCGCTGTAAGTCACACCCCGGCCCCTTCAGGCCCCAGTGCTTTGCCCCAAAGCCAACCGCCAGTTGTCCACACATGCCAATCCATCTCTGCCAGCGTCCCCAGCACCATTCAGGTCCCGGTCACGCCCGGCAGCAGCCATGTGCAGATGACCACTGTCATGAACATTGGTGCTGAGCAGACATCAAAGGATCAAAAACCTAAAAAGCCAGGAAAGTACGTGTGCGAATACTGCCAACGGGCGTGTGCAAAACCCAGCGTGCTGCTCAAACACATCCGATCTCACACAGGAGAGAGACCATATCCCTGCGTCACTTGTGGCTTCTCCTTCAAAACCAAGAGCAACTTGTACAAGCACAAGAAGTCTCACGCTCACGCTATAAAGCTGGGTATGATCTCCCGTTCTGAATCTGGAGGGGGGTCTTTGTCTACAGAATCTGACAAAGCTGTTGGAGCACAGTCAGAGGTTGAAGAGAGCGGGGACAGTGATGATGAAGGTAGTGCCGTAGACCTGGAACCTGAGTCCTCACAGAGTAGCATAGCTCCATTATCTGATTGCAGTTCACAGAATGTAACACCATTGGAGACAGATGTATCCATTAAATCCTCCCCAGGTCGAAGGGCTCATGAGCCCAAAGTCCCTACTGCACTCCCTAAAGTTGTTGTGTACCCGGTTAACGTATCGCCTCTGAGGGCAGACAGTCCAAGAGTGGCCGGTGCTGCACCTGAACAAGCTGCTGCACAGCGTCAGCGAGAGTTTCAGGCCACCAGACCCAACGTCACAGTCCTGTCTTCTCTGAAGGAGGTGGACGGCACAAGTGGTTCCTTGGATGCAGTGAGCGAGGACGAAGAGCAGCAGTGCAAGTCTCCTCTGCTGGGGAGTCACGGTCAGCTTCAGCGGCAGCAAGCAACAGACTactctcagcagcagcagcccaaATGTTTACTCAGTCCTCGCAGTCTGGGAAGCACCGACTCCGGCTACTTCTCTCGGTCTGAAAGTGCTGACCAGGCCATGAGTCCCCCCAGCCCCTTTGTGAAGATAACTCCACCAGTAGATGCTGAAGTTGCCAAAAGCGTTCCTCTCATCGCGCCTCCTGTGGTTTCCACAGTCATGCATGTAGCAGCTGACCAGAGAATGCGACCAAGCGAAAAAGTTATACGACACCCACTAGAGCCAAGCGCCCGCTCTCTGGAAGAGCGCATCTCAAAACTCATCTCGGACAATGAGGCGGTGGTGGACAACAAACAGCTGGACAGTGTAAAGCCACGCAGAACCTCTCTGTCGAGGAGAGGCAGCATTGACTCCCCCAgatcatacatttttaaagactcaTTTCAGTTTGATCTGAAGCCGATGGGGAGAAGGTCCAGTTCAAGCTCTGACATCCCCAAGTCTCCTTTTACGCCCACAGACAAGTCAAAACATGTGTTTCTCCTATCAGTTCCTAATCAGTACCCACCAATGGACTGTCTACCGATCACAAGGAGTAACTCAATGCCCACAACGCCCGGACACTCAGTTCCCCCACCCAGCATCAATCCAGTGCCCCGACCTTTAAGGGGCTGTCAGTCATTTGATGAAAAGATTAGTTCTTTGAATGATGAGGTGTTCTTGTCAGCACCACCAACCCCAAATCCCGCAATACACTCTCGAACTTTAGTCAGACAAAAAGCTGTGGACGACTTTTCAACTAGTGAGGGGCACAGCCTGGTGGCTGTTCGGTCAATGGATGAGGGCTACCATGGGCACAGCAGCTTGGTTGAGCAGATGCAGAGGAGCAGATCGTTTGAACACGGGCAGGACCGAAGCAGGAGGCCTCAGCAGAACAAAGGCACCATGTATGAGTGCGAGACTTGTCGAAATCGGTACAGGAAGTTGGAGAATTTTGAAACCCACAAAAAATTCTACTGCTCAGAACTTCATGGTCCCAAGAACAAGCCTTTGGTGGTGAAGGAACCAGAAGAAGATGTTTTCCATGTCAACACACAGCAGCACATACCAAGCGGCACTGGTGCACTAGACCAACAGACGTCAATcagaaagagaaggaaaatgaaaagtgtaggtgatgaagatgatcagTCTCCAACTGACACCATTCCACCATGTTTAGTTGGTTGTGAGGCGACAACAACTCTGCCAAACAAGAATTTTTCTCAGACTGGGCTCATAGTAGACATCCAACCCAACAGCCAATCAAAGCCTCCTCAGATCCAGCTTGTAGCACGAGGTATGAACACGGCAGAGTCCAGACTGTCTCCCATTCAAGAGATGAATATCAGTGGTGCTGCTAAAGGAGACCTTCAGAGGCAAGGCAGTGGCACATCAGTCATCAGACACACCAATTCTCTGAGCCGACCCAACTCATTTGAGACGGACTCCCTTGATAGAGTATCTCCTGATGTTTTGGAGAAAGATCAAATGAAAAGTCCACAGTTAGATAGATCTTCTGGAGTCTCAACTGATTCCTACCAGGAAAAAGCTTTCAAACCTACATGTGACGAGTACAGGAAACTCGGGAGGGAGTATAGCAGCGATAGTATGAGTGCTGCAAGCTCAACCCCAGTCAATCAGTCTCGTCTTGTACGACAAAGCAACATCCTGGTTCCTGAGATTCTGGTAACAGAAGACTCAGACAGGGAGCATGAACCTAACACCAGTGAGCCGGCAGACAAGCCTGCAGAACAATTCAACTGGCCCCAGAGAAGTGAGAGTCTGTCCAAGTTACCAGCTGAGAAGCTCCCCCCTAAGAAGAAAAGAATTCGTCTGGCTCAAATGGACCAGTCGTCAGGTGACTCCAGCTTTGAGTCCAGCTTCTCGCGAAGCCTTAGCAGGGACAGCAGCCTCTCTCGAGGCTCCAGCATCTCAGCCTCCTTTGACCGAGAGGAAACAATTCGATCAGAGAGTCCATCCAGAGGGGAAGGTAAAACTCCAGAACCTCAGAGTTTACCAGTGGCGCTCAACACCCTTGGGGTGCCTGGAATGATGAGGCGTGCCGCATCTGAGCAGATCACTTGCACTCAGCCATCGGTGGAGATTTCGTGTGATTATCGAAGCAAGTCTTTTGACTGCGGCAATGTGCCTCCAAGACGATGTCTGTCACCCATCGGTCAACCCAAAACTGGACAGGTCGCACAGGTGCCACTGATTGAGAGAAGGCGGGGACCACTTGTTCGACAGATGTCCTTAAAGATTGGCCCGGAGAGTCAGCAGCCTGTTCGGAAATCTGCCATTGGCACTTTAGACAAAGCCCTGATTGCTAACGTCAGCTCCCTCGGTCAGTACAGATCCCAGCAAATTAATATTGTAAGCAGGCGTGCCCCAGTGGCGTCCGCCATCCTAAACACAGCGGAGCCACCGCTGCAACAACACGAGCAACTGGTGCAAAGCATTAATCTGGGCAGCCCCACCCAGCAGCAACAAGTCCATGGTTTGCCACACCCCTGGTACCAAACGGCAAAGGTCCAGTTTAGTCAGAAGGTACAGCAAGCTCTCAGCAAGACATCAGTTTGTGGTGAAAATCTTCAAGATAAACCATCTGactttgagaaaaataaatcctttgTGCCCAAATACCAACTCCAGTGTCCCAGCCAAACCTTTTCCTTCTGTACGCAGGGGACTCAGATCGCTTTGCCAATTTTAACTATTCCAATTGCCAATCCGATCCTGAGCATTTCCAAATCCTCAGACATCATCCAGAATGTCTTTGTGGCCAGTCAGCAGACGTCCGATGTGAAGACCCAGACTGTTGTATTTTCAAGTAAACAGCAGAAGGAGCCGTTGGACCATAGCCAAACGGGCACTGCTTCGTTGCCGCAGATCCTGATCACCCATGAGCAGATGCACCAATCCTCTTCTCAGTCCAGTAAGCACTACCAGTTGTCCACTCAGAGTGCAGAGGTCCCACATGACCGGACTCAAACTGCAGCAGTTCCTGCCCCACACACAGCAGACCATTCATCCCTGGGTTCTCTGCAGTGCATGCAAAAACTAGCCTCTGTGACATTGTGCCCACAACAGGAACCCGCTGCTTCCAGCAAGCGCATGTTGTCACCAGCCAACAGTTTGGACATCTACATGGAAAAGCACCAGAAACGTGCCAAGGACGAGCATGGTGTAGCCTGCTTGACAGACGGTAGGTCGGCCGGTTACCTCAACTCAAAGATATCCGAGGTGTCACGCCAGAGAAAGCTAATGCTGGTGAGACAGGTGTGTACGACTGAACCGGTGGACAGTCCCATTGAGACAGAGGCCCCACCCCTGCCTGATCTCAAACCTAACGAGGAGAAGAACTCTGAGGCTGATGATGGAGTCAAGCCCATGTCTCCTGATGCGGTAGGCGTAGAAAAAAGCAGGGCAAAGGAAATTAACGAGAAGAAAGATCCGGTCATAAACACTACCTCCCTGCCTCCTGACAACAGTCTGAAGCCCCAGGAGAAATCCGAGGAGCAGAGGTGGACCCCGGCCAAATCCCTGATACGGCCCTCCAGCTTCCATGCAGGTCAAGTGAAACTGACCACGTCTGTGTCAGCGGTGAACACCAAGGAAGCCCACCGGCTGTCTTTCCCCAGCCTGAAGACCACCACCACCTTCACATGGTGCTTCCTGATGAAGAGGAAGCCTATTCACATGCAGCAGACTGACCTGAAAACCTCAGCATACGCTGCCTGGACCGTCAGTACAGATAACTCCAATCCCCTTGGGCTGCCCACCAAGGTGGTCTTGTCTCTTTTTGACTCCAAGCACAGCTCTAGGAAGATCCACTACACCTCCGCCATAAGGACCAGCAGGGAGTCTGACATCCTGTCCTTCTCGGGCAAGCTGAAGGACGTCATGCTTAAA ATGCCAGCATCCCAGAAGTCTGTGTCGTCTGAAACCAGATGCAAACCACAACCAGAACCTCAGACCAGCCATGATTCGGAGAAAGATGCGCCGCTGTTGTCCGAgccgcggcgcgtcaaaatatTTGATGGCGG GTTCAAATCTAATGAGGAGTATGTGTACGTGCGCGGCCGTGGGCGGGGCAAGTACATCTGCGAGGAGTGTGGGATCCGCTGCAAGAAGCCCAGCATGCTGCGCAAACACATCCGCACCCACTCGGATGTGCGACCATTCCACTGCGTCCACTGCAACTTCTCCTTCAAGACTAAAG GAAACCTCACCAAGCACATGAAGTCCAAGGCCCACAGGAAGAAGTGCATGGAGACGGGGGTGCCTGAGGGTGTGATGGAGGATCAGGATGCGGAGGACTCTG GAGACCGGAGTCAGCTGAGCGGCGCCGACCGCCAGGATTCCGATGGTGATGACTCGGACGGCCCAGACGATGACGAcaatgatgaagaggaggaggacgacaGTCAGGCGGAGTCTGGCCTGTCCACCAACCCGTCTGTGTCTGCCAGCCCCCAGCACCTCCCCTACAGAGACGCAGAGTTTCCCCCCAGCGCACTCCTCGCCCAGATGTCCATCAGCTCTGTCCCCGCCTCCCAGCCTGCCGCTCCTGAGCCCCCAGCCTCCGATTTCGCGTCCACCGCGTTCTTCCATCCGCAGACATCCGTGTCCTGCAGAGGCTCCGCCCACCTCCCTGCCTCTCCCCCGCCTGCGGTCACCTCAGACTCGTACACTTCAGACCCGGAGTCGGTGCACATGATGAGCCCCATCTCCCCCTGCAGGCAGATGTCCATCGATTACCCTGACTTTGACGGCCCCTTCAGCCCCCCAGCACAGGGAAAGGTCTACAAGCTAGGCCAG GATCCTCATGCCCCCCCTTCTACAGCCAGCGCTGATTCCAACACGCCTGTGGACAGAAGCACGCAGACCTCCTACCCCGCCCAAGTTCCTCCACCCCTGCCCCCGCACACCCAAATGCAGGCGGTGAGAGCGCAGACCCACCTGTTCAGTCACCTGCCGCTGCACTCGCAGCAGCCGGCCCCCCTTCCCTACAGCATGCTTCCAGTGGGAGGGATCCAGCTGCTGCCCGCCGGCCTGGCCACCTTCCTACCGATCCAGGCTGGCCCGGTCCAGCTTACCATCCCTGCTGTGAGCGTCATCCACCGAAATACCAGCCCGCTGCCACCTCCCAACACGCCCCCCCACCCAGAGAGCCTACAGACTCATCCAGTGGTGGTCCAGGAGCCACTCAGCAGTGTGGTCCCCTGCTTCCCCCTGGGGCAGGTGGCCGGCCTGCAGGCGCAGACGCTCAACCTCATGGGACTGACCAACCCTGGCCTGGCTTCAACGCCGCTGTTACCCCCCCAGGGCCTAACGCTTAACGCTGCTCTGGGCCTGCAGGTGCTCGCTGCCAATCCCAACTCTCAGAGCAGCGCCGGCCCGCAAGCGCACGTCCCCGGCCTGCAGATTGTCAACATCGCCCTGCCTGCCATCATCCCCTCCCTCAGCCCTCTGTCTGCCCTCAGCCCCCGGCCGGGCTCTCTCGACATGCAGAGCAGCCCAGAGGCTTCTtcagcgccacctgctggcccTGCCTGGGGTTCTGTGCCACCCAATCCAGGAGGGTGCAGCCCTTCGATGAAGCAGACAGTGGAGTGGAACGAGAAAGAGAAACCCCCACCTCAGCGTCCAGCTTCAGCACCCCAAATCCCCGCTGAGCATCCAAAATCGGCACCAGATCCCCAAGCCGTTGAGCTTGCGGTACCTGTGTTTGAGAACAGCCGACAAACGACCATCGACGACTACAACGAGGCGTCCAGCGACGATGAAGACCGTCTGGTCATCGCCACCTGA